The Triticum dicoccoides isolate Atlit2015 ecotype Zavitan chromosome 6A, WEW_v2.0, whole genome shotgun sequence genome has a window encoding:
- the LOC119315191 gene encoding L-arabinokinase-like — MVARGSGAEEAPPPTQQRLVFAYYITGHGFGHATRALEVVRHLIGAGHEVHVVTAAPEFVFTTEIDSPSLHIRRVLLDCGAVQADALTVDRLASLEKYHQTAVVPREAILRTEVEWLHSIKADLVVSDVVPVACRAAADAGIRSVCVTNFSWDFIYAEYVVAAGNHHRSIVWQIAEDYSHCEFLLRLPGYCPMPAFRDVIDVPLVVRRLHKSRSEVRKELGIAEDVKVVIFNFGGQPAGWKLKKEWLPDGWLCLVCGASDTQELPPNYVKLAKDAYTPDLMAASDCMLGKIGYGTVSEALAYKLPFVFVRRDYFNEEPFLRNMLEHYQCGIEMIRRDLLTGHWKPYLLRALTLKPCYDRPINGGEVAAHILQDTAVGKKYISGKLSGARRLRDAIVLGYQLQRAPGRDVGIPEWYSLSEKEIGVRPAPASRRINGSAESSFEDFEILHGDMQGLTDTMAFLTSLSGLVGNDPRIPEKQSRERTAASVLFDLEEDIYVARAPGRLDVMGGIADYSGSLVLQMPIREACHVAIQRSDPVKQKLWKHTQARQLANGAVPILQIVSFGSELSNRAPTFDMDLSDFMDGDKPISYEKAKEYFSQDPSQKWAAYVAGTVLVLMTELGVQFTDSMSILVSSSVPEGKGVSSSASVEVATMSAIAAVYGLNIAPRDLAILCQKVENHIVGAPCGVMDQMTSACGEANKLLAMVCQPAEVKELVSIPTHIRFWGLDSGIRHSVGGTDYGSVRVGTYMGRKMIKCAASDLISQSFPSAPTQSCDASEEYEKYGVDLLKSEASLQYLCNLPPHRYEAAYARDIPEFITGDEFKEKYGDHNDAVTVIDPKRSYSVKAPTRHPIYENFRVEAFKALLTAAKTDEQLSALGELMYQCHYSYNACGLGSDGTDRLVNLVQEIQHRKTTSQHEGPSLFGAKITGGGSGGSVCVIGKNSLKSSEEIFEIQKRYKAATGYLPIVFEGSSPGAGKFGASAAVESVKDASDQIQFVTRQIRYEHVIGPGTL; from the exons ATGGTGGCCCGGGGAAGCGGCGCGGAGGAGGCGCCGCCGCCGACGCAGCAGCGCCTCGTCTTCGCCTACTACATCACCGGCCACGGCTTCGGCCACGCCACCCGCGCCCTCGAG GTGGTGAGGCACCTGATCGGCGCGGGGCACGAGGTGCACGTGGTCACCGCCGCGCCGGAGTTCGTCTTCACCACCGAGATCGACTCCCCCAGCCTCCACATCCGCAGGGTCCTGCTCGACTGCGGCGCCGTGCAGGCCGACGCGCTCACCGTCGACCGACTCGCATCCCTCGAGAAG TACCATCAGACGGCCGTGGTGCCCCGCGAGGCGATACTCAGGACTGAAGTGGAGTGGCTCCACTCAATCAAGGCCGACTTAGTG GTTTCGGATGTTGTCCCGGTGGCGTGCAGGGCGGCTGCAGATGCTGGCATTCGCTCCGTGTGTGTCACGAATTTCAG TTGGGACTTCATTTATGCAGAGTACGTTGTAGCAGCTGGAAATCATCATCGCTCAATTGTGTGGCAG ATAGCAGAGGATTACTCACATTGTGAGTTCTTACTACGACTCCCTGGATACTGCCCTA TGCCTGCTTTCCGTGACGTTATTGATGTGCCTCTTGTGGTGAGAAGATTACACAAATCTCGATCCGAG GTGAGAAAGGAACTAGGGATTGCAGAGGATGTTAAGGTGGTCATTTTCAACTTTGGAGGACAG CCGGCAGGATGGAAACTGAAGAAAGAGTGGTTGCCTGATGGTTGGCTTTGTTTG GTATGTGGTGCATCTGATACTCAAGAGCTTCCTCCAAATTATGTCAAGCTCGCAAAGGATGCGTACACACCTGATTTAATGGCAGCATCTGACTGCATGCTTG GGAAAATTGGATATGGTACCGTGAGTGAGGCTTTGGCGTACAAGCTGCCATTTGTATTTGTTCGTAGGGATTATTTCAATGAAGAGCCTTTTCTGCGGAATATGCTTGAG CattatcaatgtggcattgagatgATACGGAGGGATTTACTTACTGGACATTGGAAACCTTATCTGCTACGCGCTTTAACACTTAAGCCCTGCTATGATCGTCCAATAAATGGTGGCGAG GTGGCTGCACATATCCTCCAGGATACTGCTGTCGGGAAGAAGTATATTTCCGGCAAG TTGAGTGGGGCAAGACGATTACGTGATGCCATAGTGCTAGGATACCAACTACAGAGGGCTCCCGGGAGAGATGTAGGAATCCCTGAATGGTATTCTCTCTCCGAGAAAGAAATCGGTGTTCGCCCAGCACCCGCGTCTCGTCGGATTAATGGAAGTGCAGAATC ATCTTTTGAGGACTTCGAGATTCTCCATGGAGACATGCAAGGATTAACCGATACTATGGCTTTCCTGACAAGTTTATCTGGGCTTGTTGGAAACGATCCGAGGATCCCTGAGAAGCAATCCCGAGAAAGGACTGCTGCTTCTGTACTCTTTGACTTGGAG GAGGATATATATGTTGCAAGAGCACCTGGACGATTGGATGTCATGGGTGGCATTGCAGATTATTCAGGAAGTCTTGTACTACAG ATGCCCATTCGAGAGGCCTGTCATGTTGCTATTCAGAGAAGCGATCCTGTCAAGCAGAAGCTATGGAAGCATACTCAGGCTAGGCAGCTAGCAAATGGAGCAGTGCCGATTTTGCAAATT GTATCATTTGGCTCTGAATTGAGTAACCGGGCACCAACATTCGATATGGACCTGTCTGATTTTATGGATGGTGACAAACCAATATCGTATGAAAAGGCCAAAGAATATTTCTCCCAGGATCCATCTCAAAA ATGGGCTGCCTATGTTGCTGGAACAGTTCTTGTGTTGATGACTGAACTAGGTGTTCAATTCACAGACAGCATGAGCATTTTG GTTTCTTCTTCTGTTCCTGAAGGCAAAGGTGTCTCATCTTCTGCATCAGTGGAGGTTGCTACAATGTCTGCTATTGCCGCAGTCTATG GTTTAAATATTGCTCCAAGGGATCTTGCTATACTCTGTCAAAAG GTTGAGAATCACATTGTTGGAGCTCCTTGTGGTGTAATGGACCAAATGACATCTGCTTGCGGAGAAGCCAACAAACTTCTGGCTATGGTTTGCCAG CCTGCTGAAGTGAAAGAATTGGTCAGCATTCCAACTCATATACGATTTTGGGGTCTGGACTCTGGGATACGACATAG TGTTGGTGGGACTGATTATGGATCTGTGAGGGTAGGCACATATATGGGACGCAAGAtgattaagtgtgctgcatctgacCTAATTTCTCAATCCTTTCCGTCTGCTCCTACGCAATCATGCGACGCTTCTGAAGAATATGAAAAATATGGTGTGGATCTTCTGAAATCTGAAGCTTCACTGCAGTATCTATGCAACCTACCACCTCATAG ATATGAAGCTGCCTATGCAAGAGATATTCCTGAGTTCATTACTGGGGATGAATTTAAGGAGAAATATGGAGATCACAACGATGCAGTAACAGTTATTGACCCAAAAAGATCTTACAGTGTGAAGGCTCCTACTAGACATCCCATATACGAGAACTTCCGTGTTGAG GCCTTCAAAGCATTGTTAACAGCAGCCAAAACAGATGAGCAACTTTCAGCCCTTGGAGAACTTATGTATCAG TGCCATTACAGCTACAATGCTTGCGGGCTTGGTTCTGATGGGACTGATAGGCTGGTGAATCTAGTACAAGAAATCCAGCACAGAAAGACCACCTCGCAACATGAAGGCCCGAGTCTATTTGGTGCAAAGATCACTGGTGGAGGTTCTGGTGGTTCAGTTTGTGTTATTGGGAAAAATAGCCTGAAAAGTAGTGAAGAGATTTTCGAG ATCCAGAAAAGATACAAAGCAGCCACCGGTTACCTACCAATTGTCTTCGAGGGTTCGTCTCCCGGCGCGGGCAAATTCGG AGCAAGTGCCGCTGTTGAATCTGTAAAGGATGCTTCTGATCAAATCCAGTTTGTCACTAGGCAAATTAGATACGAACATGTGATTGGTCCTGGAACTTTGTAG